Proteins from a single region of Terriglobales bacterium:
- the pyrH gene encoding UMP kinase, protein MAPVAFKRILLKISGEALAGKGDFGVEGDRLQQVAAELQELQAMGVQIAVVVGGGNFFRGVQARDMDRVTADHMGMLATVINALALQDALEKQGAHTRVMSAIEMHQVAEPFIRRRAIRHLEKNRLVIFAAGTGNPYFSTDTAASLRAMEIKAEVILKATKVDGIYDADPFLVKEAKMFDRITYMDVLKKGLKVMDSTAISLCKDNNLPIIIFNLNRPGNIKRVIVGEKVGSLVSA, encoded by the coding sequence ATGGCACCTGTAGCTTTCAAACGTATCTTACTGAAAATTTCCGGCGAGGCGCTGGCCGGCAAAGGCGATTTCGGCGTAGAAGGTGATCGTCTGCAGCAGGTGGCTGCTGAGCTGCAGGAATTGCAAGCCATGGGCGTGCAGATTGCGGTGGTGGTCGGCGGAGGAAATTTCTTCCGCGGAGTACAAGCCCGCGACATGGACCGTGTAACTGCCGATCACATGGGCATGCTGGCGACGGTGATCAACGCACTGGCGTTACAGGATGCTCTGGAGAAGCAGGGCGCTCACACCCGGGTAATGTCGGCAATCGAGATGCATCAGGTTGCCGAGCCGTTCATCCGCCGCCGCGCCATACGCCACCTGGAAAAGAACCGGCTGGTGATCTTCGCCGCCGGGACTGGCAATCCATATTTCTCCACCGATACCGCGGCCTCCCTTCGCGCCATGGAGATCAAAGCCGAGGTTATCCTGAAGGCCACCAAGGTTGACGGGATCTACGATGCCGATCCATTTCTGGTGAAAGAAGCAAAGATGTTCGACCGAATCACCTACATGGACGTGCTCAAGAAAGGTTTGAAGGTGATGGACTCCACCGCCATCAGCCTGTGCAAGGACAACAATCTTCCCATCATCATCTTTAACCTGAATCGCCCTGGAAACATTAAGCGGGTGATAGTCGGCGAAAAGGTGGGGTCGCTGGTCAGCGCCTGA
- the rpsI gene encoding 30S ribosomal protein S9, translated as MAETAQYYGTGRRKSSIARVYLRPGSGEFKVNNRAFEQYFVTEEQRATARQPLITTESAASFNVLATVRGGGVSGQAGAVKLGIARALIVFNAELRKKLKTEGFLSRDSRKKERKKYGQKGARKRFQFSKR; from the coding sequence ATGGCTGAAACAGCTCAATATTACGGAACGGGGCGGCGCAAGTCGAGCATCGCTCGAGTTTATCTACGTCCCGGCAGCGGCGAATTCAAGGTCAACAATCGGGCGTTTGAGCAGTACTTTGTAACCGAGGAGCAGCGTGCCACGGCGCGCCAGCCCCTGATTACTACGGAGAGCGCCGCGAGCTTCAACGTTCTCGCCACGGTCCGTGGGGGTGGAGTCAGCGGTCAGGCGGGGGCGGTAAAGCTCGGGATCGCGCGGGCTTTGATCGTTTTCAATGCGGAATTGCGCAAGAAGTTGAAGACGGAGGGATTTCTCTCCCGCGATTCACGCAAGAAAGAACGGAAGAAGTACGGGCAGAAGGGTGCGCGTAAACGCTTCCAGTTCAGCAAGAGATAG
- the rplM gene encoding 50S ribosomal protein L13, with protein sequence MSTYFPKEGEIVRKWYVVDASGQTLGRLATRVASILAGKNNPRYTPFIDTGDAVVVINASKVRLTGMKAEKKVYHRYTGYPGGMRNEEFEKRLARRPEAVLEDAIVGMLPKSKMGRAMASKLKVYRGEKHPHQAQKPETLALA encoded by the coding sequence ATGTCAACCTATTTCCCCAAAGAGGGGGAAATCGTGCGCAAGTGGTACGTCGTGGATGCCAGTGGGCAGACGCTCGGGCGTCTAGCGACGCGTGTCGCCAGCATTTTAGCGGGTAAAAACAACCCGCGCTACACCCCATTCATTGATACCGGAGACGCGGTGGTGGTAATCAACGCCTCGAAAGTCCGGCTGACGGGAATGAAGGCGGAGAAGAAGGTCTACCACCGGTACACCGGTTACCCCGGCGGCATGCGCAACGAAGAATTTGAGAAGCGCCTGGCTCGCCGTCCTGAGGCAGTATTGGAAGATGCGATCGTAGGCATGCTGCCCAAGTCGAAAATGGGCCGCGCAATGGCTTCCAAGCTTAAGGTTTACCGCGGAGAGAAGCACCCGCATCAGGCACAAAAGCCGGAAACTTTGGCTTTGGCGTAG
- the mltG gene encoding endolytic transglycosylase MltG produces MRVFLKLLGLAILATAGWLAWGLLLPVRPNGEKFVLLRPGYSTHRIANELRSAGVIRNTPAFLLWHYVARPRSLKAGEYLFDQSANALRIHRRLARGDIYVHTVVIPEGFNVFEISQAIEGAGLGTRADFLTAAQNTALINDLDPAAHSLEGYLFPATYQFTRTQTMQDMVATMVRRFRREAAAIGLTGNLHQVVTMASIVEKETSAPQERPVVASVYYNRLHRGIALDADPSVIYAALLAGSYDGVLHHADLQINSPYNTYRYPGLPPGPIANPGLASLKAALHPADTEYFYFVSNGNGQHRFAATLEEHNHNVSMYRRAISALRPQTPATAAAPVSRP; encoded by the coding sequence GTGCGGGTATTCCTAAAATTACTGGGGTTGGCAATCCTGGCAACCGCGGGGTGGCTGGCCTGGGGTTTGCTGTTGCCGGTTCGTCCCAACGGCGAGAAGTTCGTCCTTCTCAGGCCAGGGTACTCGACCCACCGCATCGCCAATGAGTTGCGCTCTGCGGGAGTGATTCGAAACACCCCCGCATTTCTGCTATGGCATTACGTCGCGCGCCCTCGGAGTCTTAAAGCCGGAGAGTATCTTTTTGACCAATCGGCGAATGCGTTGCGAATTCATAGGCGATTGGCTCGTGGCGACATCTACGTTCACACCGTCGTCATCCCCGAGGGGTTCAACGTATTTGAGATCTCGCAGGCAATAGAAGGCGCTGGTCTGGGGACACGCGCGGACTTTTTAACTGCCGCGCAAAATACGGCGCTGATCAACGATCTTGATCCGGCAGCACACTCGCTCGAAGGCTATCTCTTTCCCGCGACCTACCAGTTCACGCGCACGCAAACCATGCAGGACATGGTCGCAACCATGGTACGCCGGTTTCGTCGCGAAGCCGCTGCCATAGGATTAACAGGCAATCTCCACCAAGTGGTTACCATGGCGTCGATCGTCGAAAAAGAAACCTCCGCGCCGCAGGAACGGCCGGTGGTCGCCAGCGTCTACTACAATCGCTTACACCGGGGTATCGCTCTGGACGCAGATCCCAGCGTGATCTATGCGGCACTGCTGGCAGGCAGCTACGATGGCGTACTGCATCACGCAGACCTGCAGATCAACTCGCCGTATAACACCTACAGGTACCCCGGACTGCCACCCGGTCCAATAGCAAATCCGGGACTTGCGTCATTGAAAGCAGCTCTGCACCCCGCAGACACGGAATACTTTTATTTCGTGAGTAACGGCAATGGGCAGCACCGTTTTGCCGCAACTCTAGAAGAGCATAATCACAATGTATCCATGTACCGGCGCGCCATTTCAGCCTTGCGCCCGCAAACTCCAGCCACGGCCGCAGCGCCTGTTTCCCGACCTTAG
- the tsf gene encoding translation elongation factor Ts — MMSTTTVNISAAQVKELREKTGAPMMDCKQALTESKGDLEQAVVLLRKRGVSVAAKKSTRVTSEGSVASYIHAGGKIGVLVEVNCESDFVARTEDFKELVHDIAMHIAASDPKFIRKEDVTAEAYEREKDIYRAQAKATGKPDNVVEKIVEGKMAKFYEEVCLYEQPFIKDQTTTVSLLIASKIGKLGENIAVRRFARFKVGDAGETIAVTRPDQKTE, encoded by the coding sequence ATGATGAGTACAACGACAGTGAATATCTCTGCTGCACAGGTGAAGGAACTCCGGGAGAAAACCGGGGCCCCGATGATGGATTGCAAGCAGGCCTTGACGGAGTCAAAGGGCGACTTGGAACAGGCCGTCGTCCTGCTACGCAAGCGCGGTGTTTCCGTGGCCGCCAAGAAGTCCACACGTGTGACCAGCGAAGGATCAGTAGCGAGCTACATTCATGCGGGCGGCAAGATTGGTGTCCTGGTCGAGGTGAACTGCGAGAGCGACTTTGTGGCCCGCACCGAAGACTTCAAAGAACTGGTGCATGACATTGCCATGCACATTGCGGCCAGCGATCCCAAGTTCATCCGCAAGGAAGACGTGACTGCCGAAGCCTACGAACGCGAGAAGGATATTTATCGGGCGCAGGCCAAGGCCACGGGCAAGCCCGACAATGTGGTGGAGAAGATCGTGGAAGGCAAGATGGCGAAATTCTACGAAGAGGTCTGCCTGTACGAGCAGCCTTTCATCAAGGACCAGACGACGACGGTCTCACTTTTGATAGCTTCGAAAATTGGCAAACTGGGAGAGAATATCGCCGTGCGCCGCTTTGCCCGTTTCAAGGTTGGCGACGCGGGCGAGACGATTGCAGTTACCAGGCCGGACCAGAAGACAGAATAG
- the frr gene encoding ribosome recycling factor, with translation MAQTSLATIPGLKESYTQLKTRMDKAVEDFRREMAAVRTGRASVHMLDSVQVEYYGTMMPLNQVAQVHAPEAQLITVQPFDPSSLGPIEKSIRAADLGLNPMNDGKMIRVPVPALTEERRRDMVKHLHKILEEHRTAVRNIRRDGNEIIKKALKDKKITEDEERRGVAEIQRLTDDEIKKMEEMSKGKEKEVMEIK, from the coding sequence ATGGCACAGACATCACTGGCTACGATTCCCGGGCTTAAGGAGTCATACACTCAGCTCAAGACCCGAATGGACAAGGCAGTGGAAGACTTCCGCCGTGAAATGGCGGCAGTGCGCACAGGAAGGGCTTCAGTTCACATGTTGGACTCGGTACAGGTGGAATACTACGGCACCATGATGCCCCTGAACCAGGTGGCCCAGGTACACGCCCCAGAGGCGCAACTGATCACGGTGCAGCCTTTTGATCCGAGTTCACTGGGGCCTATTGAGAAATCCATACGCGCGGCAGACCTCGGACTAAATCCAATGAACGATGGAAAGATGATCCGGGTGCCAGTGCCCGCGCTAACCGAGGAGCGCCGCCGGGACATGGTGAAGCACCTCCACAAAATACTCGAAGAACACCGCACCGCGGTGCGAAATATTCGCCGCGATGGCAACGAGATCATCAAAAAAGCGTTGAAAGACAAGAAGATTACTGAAGACGAGGAACGCCGTGGAGTAGCAGAAATCCAGCGCCTTACGGACGACGAAATCAAGAAGATGGAAGAAATGAGCAAGGGCAAGGAAAAAGAAGTAATGGAAATTAAGTAG
- the bamA gene encoding outer membrane protein assembly factor BamA: MPTPAERTRSEGVSQRKIVGFVTARWQGRTRLEAGRSTFLRCGLTLLLLSCVFLSAPWAQAQKDVIVDIIPHGNRRIPAETVKAHIFTRAGDVYDPAALERDFNSLWNTGYFDDLRFEREQTPKGWVIHVYVKEKPTIREINYVGLNAVSQSDVLDRFKERKVGLTVESQYDPTKVKKAEVTVKELLAEHGHQFATVRTEVRPIPPAAVAVTFVVKEGPKVKVGRIRFEGNKKLKARDLRRAMKNLKPIGIPHSIVLESVFAKTYDASKLSEDTERVRDAYQQKGYFKALIQDPKTQIHDTHSRFRIPLVQHGTGKAVDITIPVEEGDRYRLGTITFKNNKAVRNIQALRGLFPMKDGDIFNVSLVRKGIENLRKAYGEMGYINFTAVPDTKIDEDKKQINLDIDIDEGKPFYVRRIEFQGNTTTRDKVIRRELAIEEGQVYNTRYWELSLLRLNQLNYFEQLKPEDATERKLNEQEGTVDLTLKVKEKGKNSIQLTGGVSGLEGSFIGLSYTTNNFLGLGETLQLQASVGNLMRSLLFGFTEPYMFDRPLETGFTVYNNRINYNQARQEQVLFGQRLNLPQQVLNTLQNFTQNSTGFTVSASYPLHRSFKRVGITYQFDKSSINTFSDASTNLFEFLAFRGIAGPSALNGIITSRITPSFSFSTINNPMRPHTGQSFFAAVDFAGLGGTVRSIRPIVQYKRFVPVNHDRNTIGFNVLGSFISGYAGLVAPPQSRFYMGGDNDLRGFDIRSISPVTFLPDRGNITLTNPDGTPVPRDPSNPRAGSITIPIPVDRIVFPGGDTNIVGNVEYRIPIVGPVTLAPFADVGFDGIARTSQLRINSGQLADINNTQFGCPALNAAFNCIGGQKLKFPANLSPVSGTNFIPRVSTGLELQVIMPIVNAPFRIYWAYNPLRLDTFTGSPTPITRSMFPPGGAGDFTFQQATSLFSPAYILREPRKTFRFTVSTTF, from the coding sequence GTGCCGACGCCTGCCGAGCGCACCCGGTCTGAGGGGGTCTCGCAGCGGAAGATCGTCGGCTTCGTGACTGCGCGTTGGCAAGGGAGAACGCGCCTCGAGGCCGGACGGTCAACTTTTCTGCGATGCGGCCTTACTCTCCTGCTACTGAGTTGCGTTTTCCTAAGCGCCCCGTGGGCACAGGCCCAAAAAGACGTAATCGTTGACATCATCCCCCACGGAAACCGGCGAATTCCAGCGGAGACCGTCAAGGCGCACATATTCACCCGAGCGGGCGACGTTTACGATCCGGCAGCCTTGGAACGCGACTTTAATTCCTTATGGAATACCGGCTACTTCGATGATCTCCGCTTTGAGCGGGAACAAACTCCCAAAGGTTGGGTGATTCACGTTTATGTCAAAGAGAAGCCCACCATCCGTGAAATCAATTACGTCGGTTTGAACGCTGTCTCACAAAGCGACGTGCTGGATCGCTTCAAGGAGCGCAAGGTCGGCCTCACCGTGGAAAGCCAGTACGATCCTACAAAAGTTAAGAAGGCCGAAGTCACCGTTAAAGAGCTCCTGGCCGAACATGGACACCAATTTGCCACGGTGCGCACTGAAGTTCGACCTATCCCGCCGGCCGCCGTGGCCGTCACTTTCGTGGTGAAAGAAGGCCCCAAGGTCAAGGTCGGGCGAATTCGTTTTGAGGGCAACAAGAAGCTAAAAGCGCGCGACCTTCGACGCGCCATGAAGAACCTCAAGCCGATAGGCATCCCGCATTCGATCGTGCTCGAAAGTGTCTTCGCCAAGACCTATGACGCCAGCAAACTCAGCGAAGACACTGAGCGCGTACGTGACGCATACCAGCAGAAGGGGTACTTCAAGGCGCTCATCCAGGACCCGAAGACGCAGATTCACGACACCCATAGCCGGTTTCGCATTCCGCTCGTCCAGCACGGCACCGGAAAAGCCGTGGACATTACGATCCCGGTAGAAGAGGGCGATCGCTATCGCCTGGGCACGATCACGTTCAAGAACAATAAGGCGGTAAGGAATATTCAGGCGCTGCGCGGCCTTTTCCCCATGAAAGACGGGGACATCTTCAACGTATCGCTGGTGCGCAAGGGCATTGAGAACCTCCGCAAGGCCTACGGCGAGATGGGCTACATCAACTTTACCGCGGTACCTGACACAAAGATTGATGAAGACAAGAAACAGATCAACCTGGATATAGACATTGACGAAGGTAAACCGTTCTACGTACGGCGAATTGAATTCCAGGGGAATACGACAACCCGCGATAAAGTCATCCGGCGCGAGCTGGCCATCGAGGAGGGTCAGGTATACAACACGCGCTATTGGGAGTTGAGCCTGCTGCGCCTTAACCAGCTCAATTATTTTGAGCAGCTCAAGCCTGAGGACGCGACCGAACGCAAGCTCAACGAGCAGGAAGGAACCGTGGACCTGACGCTCAAAGTGAAAGAAAAGGGTAAGAACAGCATTCAGCTTACCGGAGGCGTCAGTGGTTTGGAGGGATCTTTCATTGGGCTCAGCTACACGACCAATAATTTTTTGGGACTGGGCGAAACCCTGCAGCTACAGGCGAGTGTCGGTAATTTAATGCGTAGCCTTTTGTTTGGCTTCACTGAACCATACATGTTCGACAGGCCGCTGGAGACGGGATTCACCGTCTATAACAACCGCATCAACTACAACCAGGCAAGGCAGGAGCAGGTACTTTTTGGGCAACGGCTTAACCTGCCGCAGCAGGTGCTGAACACGCTGCAGAACTTCACCCAAAACAGCACCGGCTTCACGGTATCTGCCAGTTACCCGTTACACCGCTCATTTAAGCGGGTCGGCATCACCTACCAGTTTGACAAATCCAGCATCAACACTTTTAGCGACGCCTCCACCAATCTGTTTGAATTTCTTGCATTCCGGGGGATCGCTGGACCTTCGGCGCTGAACGGAATTATCACCAGCAGGATCACTCCGAGTTTTTCTTTCAGCACCATTAACAACCCGATGCGGCCACATACTGGCCAAAGCTTTTTCGCGGCGGTCGATTTCGCCGGCCTAGGTGGAACGGTGCGGTCCATCCGTCCGATTGTGCAGTACAAGCGCTTCGTGCCCGTCAATCACGATCGCAACACCATCGGTTTCAACGTGCTGGGTTCTTTCATCTCCGGTTACGCGGGACTGGTAGCGCCGCCTCAGAGCCGCTTCTATATGGGCGGCGATAATGACTTGCGGGGCTTCGATATCCGTTCCATTTCACCAGTTACCTTCTTGCCCGATCGCGGCAACATCACGCTCACAAACCCCGACGGGACGCCGGTGCCACGTGATCCGTCGAATCCAAGGGCCGGATCTATCACCATCCCCATCCCGGTGGATCGGATTGTGTTTCCTGGCGGCGACACGAACATTGTGGGCAACGTGGAGTACCGGATTCCGATCGTCGGCCCGGTCACGCTGGCGCCATTTGCCGATGTTGGCTTTGACGGCATCGCGCGAACGTCGCAATTACGTATCAATAGCGGACAGTTGGCAGACATCAACAACACACAATTTGGGTGTCCTGCCCTGAACGCGGCTTTCAATTGCATCGGTGGCCAGAAGTTGAAGTTTCCTGCCAATTTAAGTCCCGTGTCTGGGACCAACTTCATTCCACGTGTTTCCACCGGATTGGAACTGCAGGTGATCATGCCCATCGTGAACGCCCCGTTCCGTATCTACTGGGCATACAATCCTTTACGGTTAGACACGTTTACTGGCAGCCCGACCCCGATCACGCGCAGCATGTTTCCGCCTGGAGGGGCTGGCGATTTTACCTTCCAGCAAGCGACCTCGCTGTTCTCACCTGCATACATACTGCGGGAGCCCAGAAAAACCTTCCGGTTTACGGTCAGCACGACCTTCTGA
- the ruvX gene encoding Holliday junction resolvase RuvX: MNFSQKDSDPKTVPPARLLGLDVGSRTIGLAVSDPLGITAQGLDTIRRKNKRLDFQQLEGVIRHYGVVEIVVGNPLHMSGASGVQAEKMAVFAQELRTRFGLPVHLWDERLSSAQANRLLRDAELSIQRRGEVVDRMAAVLILQSFLDASAIARSRRTEGSNGSTTNEQ; this comes from the coding sequence GTGAATTTCAGTCAGAAAGACTCTGATCCCAAAACAGTCCCTCCGGCACGGCTCTTAGGACTCGATGTGGGCTCCAGAACCATCGGTTTGGCAGTTTCCGATCCATTGGGAATCACCGCCCAAGGACTCGACACCATCCGACGAAAGAACAAGCGGTTGGACTTCCAGCAGCTCGAGGGTGTAATCCGCCATTACGGGGTGGTTGAAATAGTAGTAGGCAATCCCCTACACATGAGCGGCGCCAGCGGCGTTCAAGCAGAAAAGATGGCAGTGTTCGCTCAGGAATTGCGCACTCGTTTCGGACTCCCGGTACACCTTTGGGACGAGCGACTCTCCTCAGCCCAAGCAAACCGCCTGTTGCGGGATGCCGAGCTCAGTATTCAACGGCGGGGCGAGGTGGTTGACCGTATGGCTGCTGTGCTGATTTTGCAATCCTTTTTGGACGCTAGTGCAATCGCCAGGAGTCGCCGGACTGAGGGCAGCAACGGTTCAACAACCAACGAACAGTAA
- the rpsB gene encoding 30S ribosomal protein S2: MANITMKELLEAGVHFGHQTKRWNPKMKEYIFGERNGIYIIDLQKTLKLFKEASKFVADLAAQGRTLLFVGTKRQAQDAISEEAQRCSMFYINQRWLGGLLTNWVTVQKSVKRLKELDEMATDGRYELLPKKEVIKLERERKHLQANLAGIKELTRLPDAVFVIDSNKEQIAVREARKLGIPVVAVVDTNCDPTEVDYVIPGNDDALRAIRLFASKVADSVLEGAQVATDKQAAEVSAAQYAASAGVGGEGAEVATSDAGSEDISMEDVLGGTPRKQPAAATKQAEEDEVPQVESQTY; the protein is encoded by the coding sequence TTGGCTAATATCACCATGAAGGAGTTGCTCGAAGCAGGTGTTCACTTCGGGCACCAGACCAAGCGTTGGAATCCTAAGATGAAGGAGTACATCTTTGGGGAACGCAACGGAATTTACATTATTGACCTGCAGAAGACGCTGAAGTTGTTCAAAGAAGCGTCGAAATTCGTGGCCGATTTGGCCGCCCAGGGCAGGACACTGTTATTTGTCGGGACCAAGCGCCAGGCGCAGGACGCAATCTCCGAAGAAGCGCAACGCTGCAGCATGTTTTACATCAACCAGCGCTGGTTGGGCGGATTGCTTACCAACTGGGTCACCGTGCAAAAATCTGTAAAGCGACTTAAAGAACTCGATGAGATGGCCACGGATGGCCGCTACGAGCTGCTGCCGAAGAAAGAAGTTATCAAGCTGGAGCGCGAGCGCAAGCACCTCCAGGCCAACCTTGCCGGCATTAAAGAATTGACCCGCTTGCCGGATGCGGTTTTCGTCATAGATTCCAATAAAGAGCAGATCGCGGTGCGTGAGGCCCGTAAATTGGGGATTCCCGTGGTTGCCGTGGTGGATACCAATTGTGATCCCACAGAAGTGGATTACGTTATTCCGGGTAACGACGACGCACTGCGCGCGATTCGCCTCTTCGCCTCAAAGGTTGCGGATTCAGTGCTGGAAGGTGCGCAAGTGGCGACCGATAAGCAAGCTGCGGAAGTGAGCGCCGCGCAATACGCGGCCAGCGCAGGGGTTGGCGGCGAAGGCGCAGAAGTGGCGACGAGTGACGCCGGAAGCGAAGACATCAGCATGGAAGATGTCCTCGGCGGCACTCCCCGAAAACAGCCCGCAGCCGCGACCAAACAGGCTGAAGAGGACGAAGTTCCGCAGGTGGAGAGCCAGACCTATTAG
- a CDS encoding DUF4292 domain-containing protein: MAKLQSATKDELIQRINSEASKVQTLNATVDIDTAVGGSVKGKITEYKQIRGYVLVRKPAMLRMIGLMPIVRNRAFDMVSNGEIFKLWIPPKNKFIVGRSDVVHPSKQALENVRPQQIYDSLLLRSIDPQNEIAVLENGHELVEDPQTHKLLDQNDYELDVIRNGEHGWYLERKIIFNRTNLQPNRQLIYDQNGYVATDTRYSEFKEYGGVKFPSVIQIWRPQEEYSIVLTILKMQVNEPLRDDQFELAQPPGSQVVYLDKPGSPAS, translated from the coding sequence ATGGCCAAGCTGCAAAGCGCTACCAAGGATGAATTGATCCAGCGCATCAATAGTGAAGCCTCCAAAGTGCAGACCCTCAACGCGACGGTAGACATTGATACGGCAGTTGGCGGCTCGGTAAAGGGGAAGATCACGGAATACAAGCAGATCCGGGGCTACGTGCTGGTCCGAAAGCCGGCGATGCTGCGCATGATCGGATTAATGCCCATCGTGCGAAATCGTGCCTTCGATATGGTGAGCAACGGCGAAATCTTCAAACTTTGGATTCCGCCGAAGAACAAGTTCATTGTGGGGCGGAGCGACGTGGTTCATCCTTCGAAGCAGGCGCTGGAAAACGTGAGGCCGCAGCAGATTTATGACTCACTCCTGCTACGCTCGATTGATCCGCAGAATGAAATCGCCGTGCTGGAGAACGGCCACGAACTCGTGGAAGACCCTCAGACGCACAAATTGCTGGACCAGAACGATTATGAATTGGATGTTATTCGCAACGGGGAGCATGGCTGGTACCTGGAGCGCAAGATCATCTTTAATCGGACCAATCTTCAGCCCAATCGCCAACTCATTTACGACCAGAATGGCTATGTTGCCACGGACACTCGCTATAGCGAGTTCAAGGAGTATGGCGGGGTAAAGTTTCCGTCTGTGATTCAGATCTGGCGGCCCCAGGAAGAATATTCCATCGTGCTGACGATCCTGAAGATGCAGGTCAATGAACCTCTTCGTGACGATCAGTTTGAATTGGCTCAGCCCCCAGGCTCGCAAGTGGTGTACCTCGATAAGCCTGGCAGTCCGGCAAGCTAG
- a CDS encoding FtsX-like permease family protein, whose product MNKLIVSNLLHRPIRSLISIVAVALEVTLILLIVGLSVGMLTDAQQRQAGIGADVIVQPPGSSFLSGITGAPVSVKVADVLRKMPHVVTVAPIIMQLSTSGAVEVLYGIQLDNFEKLAGPFHYLSGGPFRGPYDVLVDDYYAQANHTKVGDTLTMLNHQFRVAGIVEHGKGARKFMQMSTLQELNGAQGKASAFYVKLDNPAYADSVVKQVKMTPGMQTYAVRSMRDYLSMMTPANLPGLATFINVVIGVAVTIGFIVIFQAMYAAVMERTREIGILKSLGASKWYIVEVILRETTLLSLTGIAVGIAFSFAAAAGVKARFPTLTPMITQGWIIRATIIAIIGALVGAIYPAFKAAQKDPIDALAYE is encoded by the coding sequence ATGAACAAGCTAATCGTTTCCAATCTGCTGCACCGGCCGATACGGTCGCTGATCAGCATCGTCGCGGTGGCGCTCGAGGTGACGCTCATCCTGCTGATCGTAGGTCTGTCGGTAGGAATGCTGACCGATGCTCAACAACGGCAGGCCGGGATAGGGGCCGATGTCATCGTCCAACCACCTGGCTCGTCATTCCTTAGCGGCATCACCGGCGCGCCCGTATCTGTGAAAGTGGCTGACGTATTGCGCAAAATGCCGCATGTGGTGACGGTGGCTCCCATCATCATGCAGCTCAGCACTTCGGGTGCTGTGGAGGTGCTGTACGGGATCCAGCTTGATAACTTCGAAAAGCTCGCCGGGCCGTTTCACTATCTGTCGGGAGGCCCGTTTCGTGGTCCCTACGACGTGTTGGTAGATGATTACTACGCGCAGGCGAACCATACCAAAGTCGGCGACACGCTCACCATGTTGAATCATCAATTCCGCGTGGCCGGCATCGTGGAGCACGGCAAAGGCGCACGCAAGTTCATGCAAATGTCCACCCTGCAGGAGTTGAACGGCGCCCAGGGCAAGGCTTCAGCTTTTTACGTGAAGCTGGATAATCCGGCGTACGCTGATTCGGTGGTGAAGCAGGTGAAGATGACGCCGGGAATGCAAACCTACGCGGTAAGGTCCATGCGCGACTATCTCTCCATGATGACACCCGCAAATTTGCCTGGCTTGGCCACGTTCATCAACGTGGTAATCGGCGTGGCTGTGACCATCGGGTTCATCGTTATTTTCCAGGCGATGTACGCGGCGGTGATGGAACGCACGCGAGAGATCGGAATCTTGAAGTCGCTCGGGGCCTCCAAGTGGTACATCGTGGAGGTCATTCTGCGGGAAACGACGCTGCTCTCATTGACAGGAATCGCGGTGGGGATCGCATTCAGTTTTGCAGCTGCTGCAGGAGTAAAAGCTCGTTTTCCGACGTTGACGCCCATGATCACACAAGGGTGGATCATTCGCGCGACGATTATTGCCATCATCGGCGCCCTGGTCGGCGCAATTTATCCCGCATTTAAGGCCGCGCAAAAGGACCCGATTGATGCGCTGGCTTACGAATAA
- a CDS encoding CarD family transcriptional regulator, which produces MMISELNFHIGDKVVYPNHGVGIIEQISSRTTGATVEKFYLLKIKSSSLKVMVPFHNVTTVGLRRVVRNGEVQRILEYLTDGECNNNTDWKYRFKENSEKMRTGSLLEVAAVLKSLLVLGQTKPLSFREKKMLERARYLLVSELAMAKNLEEVEVEDMLTKALSKSKLRFPEASPAEA; this is translated from the coding sequence ATGATGATCAGCGAATTGAATTTCCACATCGGTGACAAGGTCGTTTACCCCAACCACGGCGTAGGAATCATTGAGCAAATTAGCAGCCGGACCACGGGGGCCACGGTAGAGAAATTCTACCTCCTCAAGATTAAGTCCAGCAGTCTCAAGGTGATGGTGCCATTCCACAATGTTACAACTGTGGGCCTGCGACGGGTGGTGAGGAACGGGGAGGTACAACGGATCCTCGAGTACCTGACCGACGGAGAATGCAATAACAACACCGACTGGAAATACCGTTTCAAGGAAAATTCGGAGAAGATGCGCACCGGGTCTCTTCTTGAAGTAGCGGCGGTCTTGAAAAGCTTGCTGGTATTGGGCCAGACCAAGCCTTTGTCATTCAGGGAAAAGAAGATGCTGGAGCGCGCTCGCTACCTGCTGGTCAGCGAACTGGCCATGGCTAAGAACCTTGAAGAAGTTGAAGTTGAGGACATGCTCACCAAGGCCCTCTCCAAGTCTAAGCTCCGCTTCCCTGAGGCCTCGCCCGCCGAAGCCTAA